The Aeoliella mucimassa genome includes the window TTCCACTTGTCGTAACTACCGTCGCCGTGAAACTTTTTTACGGGCTGCTCCACCTGCTCCAGCATTTCGGGAACCGCATCGGCATCGTGGCAACTGTTCTCGGTCAAAATCTCCGCCACAATCTCGCGGGTGTCAGGATTCACCGACAAATGCAGCTTCCGCCATGTCCGCCGCTTCGACTTGCCATGCGTCCGCATCTTCCATTCGCCCTCGCCAAACACTTTCATGCCGGTGCTATCCACCACGATATCGATGTCGCCCCTCTTGTTAGCGATATCGAGCGAAACATTCAGCTTGCTGGCTCGCTTGGCGAGCGAAGAATAATTGGGAATCGCTGCCTCGACGCCCAACATCGCCACCAGCGAGCGGCCGAATCCCTCAGTCTGCCGATAGGGAAGTTTCAGCAGTTCGCGAATCGTCAGCAAGCACTCGATCGCCGTATCGCTGAAGACAAAAGGGCGACCGACTTTTGTCTGGTCGTTAGGATGTTCCCAGTTCTCCAACGCCTCGTCGCTAAACCAAATAGTGATGTTTCCACGCTCGATGAGCGACTTGTTATACTCCTTCCAGTTCGTGACTTTGTAGGTTCGTTTTTCTTTCGTAGCCATGTTCGATCTCCGTAAAAAAGGTACGTGGTTCCATTCCACGTTAGTTTTTACGGAGGTTTGTGACTAATTGTTCAACAAGGCCTAAGGAGATGGTGAAGTGTTGGAACTCGACGATAAAAAATCAGTAGCCATTCCTGCCTGGACCGCGATCCCGTTGCGGGCCGCGCTGCCAGAGAAATTGGGCGACTATTTTGGTCGCTCCGGAGTGATGCCAAGCCTGCCCGATAGCCGCCGGGGATACCATCGCAAGTACATGCGAGCCAAGGCGGTTGCGCAGTATCAGGACACATTCCTGGCAGTTTACCTGGCCGACATCTCCCGTTCGGGGCTTGGGTTCTACTCGCCGATTCAGATTTTCCCTTGCGAAGTCATGAACCTGTGGCTTGGCCGCGAAGGACATATCCAGCTAGTAGCCAAAACCTGCGTTCGGATCGGCCATGCTTGCTATCGCTGCGGTGCGCAGTTTAAGGTCGACTGATTACTCAATGACCTTAGCCGCTATATAGATGGCAAGGCTCGACGATTCGCCCGGCGCGTCAATCTGCATGCCTGAGAGTTGCACGACTTTTCCGGGAGGGCAGCAAGTCGTTGTTTTCAGTACGATAGTGGGCGTTTCCTCGGCGTTCAGTTTGTCGCCATCGGGCGATTCCGAAATCACGACGTTCGATTGTTCTAGGTGGGATTCTTCCAGTACCAGCTCGCACTCGATCGATTCTGGTGGAGCCAATCGAGTTTCGACTTCGAGCCGGCAACCAGTCTCCAAGAAAGAAATCGAGGTTTGCCGGCCACGCGCGGTGGTATTCACATCACGAACCAGTGGAGTTCGTGTCTGAAAAGCGAGCGAGGTGCTTCGCCCGGTCATCACCGCGGTGCTGAGGTGTCGCAGACGATCTAGCTGCTGATTACTATCAAGCTGTGTGAGGTGCTCCACGAACCTCGCCCGGTCCAGCATGGCTGGCAAGGGGGCCTGGTCTTCGCTGGTGGTCGATTGAACGATCCAAACCTCTAATTCCACAATCAGGGGAGGGGGCGATGTCGCGCGAGCCGGCTGATCGACCGGGACTGTGGCCGGTGAATCGTCGGCTGCTGCGAGCTTTACGACGCTGAGGAAAAGAATCAGGGCCACCACGATTCGCCGCCATGGGGTGCGTTGCATCACCTGCTCCTGGGCCTGAGGATGAGTTGCTGGAAACCGCCAGTTAGGAGTTTAACCCCAAGCAGCCAACGATTGCACCAGATTTTTGGCCACGCAGTGCAAATTTAAACCGTGTGTCGGCTCTCTACCGCTGAGCGGCACGATTGGGCGATGCCCGCCGCGTCGAGCCCGAGTTGAGCCATGAGTTCTTCGCGTTCCCCATGTTCGACAAACTTGTCGGGAATACCCAGACGATGCAAATGAGCTGTTTCGGCACCAGCAGCGTTAGCCATTTCGAGTACCGCGCTACCGAATCCACAGGCCAAAGCTCCTTCTTCCACGGTGAGCACCACCGGGTTTTCGTTGAGCGCCCGCAGCAAGGTCGCCTGGTCGAGCGGCTTGATGAATCTAGCGTTGACGACGCCGAAGTCGAGTCCTTCCTCGTCGAGCACTGCTGCGGCTTCCAGGCAGTCGGCAAGTGTCGAGCCGCATGCAACCAAGGTTCCATCGCGTCCCCACCGCAGGATCTCGCTCTGGCCGAGTTCGACTGGTGCGCGAGGTTCGCCATCGGTCCGCGCCACGGTGACCGCTTTGTCCTTCGGGTAACGCACGCCACACGGGCTGGTGTGTTCGAGGGAGAAATCGAGCATCGCAGTCAGGTCGTGTTCGTCGCCGGGGGCCATGAGCACCATGTTCGGGAACAGACGCAGGTAGCCAATATCGAACACTCCATGATGTGTAGGACCATCGGGGCCAGAGAGACCACCACGGTCCATCATGAATGTTACCGGAAGGTCCTGCAGAGCGACTTCCTGGAACACGTGATCGAACGCGCGTTGCAGGAAGGTGCTGTAGATGTCGACAATCGGCCGCAGGCCGACCTTGGCTTGCCCCGCGGCGAACGCGACCGTGTGGGCTTCGCAAATGCCGGTGTCGAAGAACCGATCGGGGAACTCCTCGCGAACCGGCTCCAGTTTGTTGCCTTGGCACATCGCCGCAGTCATGACGGTCACTCGCTCGTCGCGGCGCATCGCAGCGGCAATCGCATCGCGGGCGACGTTCGTATAGCTGCGAGTCGACGAGCGGTGCATTTCGAGCACTTCGTTTTCGCGACGCTTAAACTGCGGCGGAGCGTGGAAAAGCACCGGATCTTCGGCCGCGGGGCGGAAGCCATGGCCTTTTTCAGTGACCACGTGTAGCAGGATAGGGCCATCGAGTTTCTTTGCCAGTCGCAGGTACTTGCGCAACAGGGCGATGTTATGGCCATCGATCGGGCCGAAGTAACGCATGCCCAGTTCTTCGAAGAACATGCCACCGCTCAGGCCGGCCTTGGCTGCTTCTTTCACTTGTATTAAGAACCGCTCAACGGGATCACCAAGCAGCGGGACGTTCGACAGCAGTTTGGCGACTTCCTCTTTGAGACCAACGTAGTTGCGATTCATTCGCACGCGGTCCAAGTAGTCGGCCATGCCGCCGACCGGCGGGCAGATCGACATCTCGTTGTCGTTGAGGATCACCATCAACCGCCGGCCATCGCGTTTCGAGTTGTTGATGGCCTCGTAAACCACGCCTGAGGGGAAGGCTCCGTCGCCGATCACTGCGACGCTCCAGCGTTCGTCGTCGGGACGGGCGATGTGGTCGCCGCTGGCCAGGCCCATGGCGGTCGAGACACTCGACCCCGCGTGCCCGGTGCAGAACAAGTCGTAGTCGCTCTCCGTAGGATTCGGATAGCCCATCAGCCCACCAAGGGTGCGGATGGTCTCGAACTCCTCGTATCGTCCGGTGAGCAGCTTGTGCGGGTAGATCTGATGACCGGTATCCCAAATCAGGCGATGATGAAGGAAGTCGAAGGTTTGATGCAGTGCAATGGCTAGTTCCACAACCCCTAGGTTCGACGCAAAGTGAGCACTCCGCGACGAAATCAAGTTGCACAGCACGTCGCGAATCTCGTTCGCTAGCCGTTCGAGTTCGGGCAGCGAGAGTTTCTCTAACTCGCGAGGAGAGCTGAGATTAGGCAGAATAGGGGCGGGTTGCTTGGTCATGCTTTGCTGAATAGGGGAAGCGGAGCACCTTCCAGTCAGTCCGCTGCGGCGAGTCGTGTGGTTACTTCTTCCGGTCTACTAACATACGTGCTAGCAGTTTTAGTGGTTCAGCCTTTTCGCCCAGCGGGGCAAGGGCGGCGATCGCTTCGTCCACCAGTTGGGCGACAAGTCGGCGGCTTTCGTCGACCCCTACCAGGGTAACATACGTCAGCTTGCCATGCTCGGCGTCTTTACCCAGGCGTTTGCCGACCTGTTGCTCTTGGCCGTGGGCGTCGAGCAGATCGTCGGTGATTTGGAATACCAAGCCGAATCGCCGGCCATATTCCGCCAGGGCTGTACGGAAGGTATCGGACGCCTCGGCGGTGAGGGCACCCAGTTCGAGCGACACGAGGATCATGGC containing:
- a CDS encoding IS5 family transposase, which codes for MATKEKRTYKVTNWKEYNKSLIERGNITIWFSDEALENWEHPNDQTKVGRPFVFSDTAIECLLTIRELLKLPYRQTEGFGRSLVAMLGVEAAIPNYSSLAKRASKLNVSLDIANKRGDIDIVVDSTGMKVFGEGEWKMRTHGKSKRRTWRKLHLSVNPDTREIVAEILTENSCHDADAVPEMLEQVEQPVKKFHGDGSYDKWKVYEGLESEGIEPVIPPQHNAKIKQHGNSAEEPLPRDEAIRQIRRKGRRSWKEEVGYHRRSLAETTMYRVKQSFGSHLKNRVFENQQTEARLRCKIINQFTQLGLPQFEWS
- the dxs gene encoding 1-deoxy-D-xylulose-5-phosphate synthase produces the protein MTKQPAPILPNLSSPRELEKLSLPELERLANEIRDVLCNLISSRSAHFASNLGVVELAIALHQTFDFLHHRLIWDTGHQIYPHKLLTGRYEEFETIRTLGGLMGYPNPTESDYDLFCTGHAGSSVSTAMGLASGDHIARPDDERWSVAVIGDGAFPSGVVYEAINNSKRDGRRLMVILNDNEMSICPPVGGMADYLDRVRMNRNYVGLKEEVAKLLSNVPLLGDPVERFLIQVKEAAKAGLSGGMFFEELGMRYFGPIDGHNIALLRKYLRLAKKLDGPILLHVVTEKGHGFRPAAEDPVLFHAPPQFKRRENEVLEMHRSSTRSYTNVARDAIAAAMRRDERVTVMTAAMCQGNKLEPVREEFPDRFFDTGICEAHTVAFAAGQAKVGLRPIVDIYSTFLQRAFDHVFQEVALQDLPVTFMMDRGGLSGPDGPTHHGVFDIGYLRLFPNMVLMAPGDEHDLTAMLDFSLEHTSPCGVRYPKDKAVTVARTDGEPRAPVELGQSEILRWGRDGTLVACGSTLADCLEAAAVLDEEGLDFGVVNARFIKPLDQATLLRALNENPVVLTVEEGALACGFGSAVLEMANAAGAETAHLHRLGIPDKFVEHGEREELMAQLGLDAAGIAQSCRSAVESRHTV
- a CDS encoding PilZ domain-containing protein is translated as MLELDDKKSVAIPAWTAIPLRAALPEKLGDYFGRSGVMPSLPDSRRGYHRKYMRAKAVAQYQDTFLAVYLADISRSGLGFYSPIQIFPCEVMNLWLGREGHIQLVAKTCVRIGHACYRCGAQFKVD